In Blastopirellula sp. J2-11, a single genomic region encodes these proteins:
- a CDS encoding helix-turn-helix domain-containing protein has translation MPQPGLGISAGFHAAHSGNVRARMNRPHAHDFHMLTVFLAPPRIANWGNKTTAQSVGLPSADDAIVWPAQKVWSTRWETDCECVTIRITVDFLQRVANSMGEPTLSVQPAVIRSDPFLVRSALTLAQAGRDQSSGDQLFSESLGTALTVRLLQAAGTQRPPLVRSPLDTAVLQQVARYIDAHLGRALSVPQLAAVAGLSQWHFSRAFKTATGLTPHQYVVQRRLLRAKELLETTERKLAAIALDVGFASQSHLAVHFRRQFGQTPGQYAGRR, from the coding sequence ATGCCGCAGCCTGGCCTGGGGATTTCCGCCGGGTTTCACGCTGCCCATTCGGGCAATGTCCGTGCTCGGATGAACCGGCCGCATGCGCATGACTTTCATATGCTGACCGTTTTTCTCGCTCCGCCGAGAATCGCCAACTGGGGAAACAAAACGACCGCTCAATCCGTTGGCCTGCCGTCGGCCGACGACGCGATTGTCTGGCCAGCCCAAAAAGTCTGGAGCACGCGTTGGGAAACGGACTGCGAGTGCGTGACCATTCGCATCACCGTCGATTTTCTCCAGCGCGTCGCCAACTCGATGGGCGAGCCAACGCTCAGCGTTCAACCAGCCGTCATTCGCAGCGACCCGTTCTTGGTTCGATCGGCGCTGACGCTGGCCCAAGCGGGTCGGGATCAATCGTCGGGCGACCAGCTTTTTTCTGAGTCGCTCGGAACGGCTCTCACCGTTCGCCTGCTACAAGCCGCCGGGACGCAGCGACCGCCGCTTGTGCGATCCCCGCTCGATACTGCGGTCCTGCAGCAGGTGGCGCGTTACATCGACGCCCATCTTGGCCGTGCTCTTTCGGTCCCCCAACTCGCGGCGGTTGCAGGCCTTAGCCAATGGCATTTTTCCCGCGCGTTCAAGACGGCGACCGGGCTCACGCCGCATCAATACGTCGTCCAGCGGCGACTTCTGCGGGCGAAAGAACTGCTGGAAACTACCGAGCGAAAACTGGCGGCGATCGCCTTGGATGTCGGTTTCGCCTCACAAAGCCATCTCGCCGTTCACTTCCGTCGTCAATTCGGCCAGACGCCCGGTCAATATGCCGGCCGCAGATGA
- a CDS encoding LamG domain-containing protein — MSSNSQKLESEARHAIDRLIDGSFSDEEFAALELRLLEDDAFRQAYVEQSDLEAELETRFNSLPVEWPRPAATPAYLKFSALVLAATVLLILTLLALVLLRSEPLATQPKPRLLEFAETRLSGLRPIAIVTKIEGAIEPETTALKPGDHMKPGVMNVEQGAVQIEFLSGAVVRLNGPAELHLLSDSSATLIYGQASAVVPPGVKTFTLNGPMSAIADNSSEFTYAIQSPNTCNIDVYQGELMTSLLGESGDTLLNELVRANETATFSGGKIHIAQGAFAQSNRTRVLPLDQASLSVSDAYAATIIADQPLVYWRFEQEDQQGDMIRNQMSDRYAGHLHASEPESLQLDHGSLDFNPSKQPRYLKLDEPIEHLNAGDFTVEFWVRPQRMHWGTIFGLLPLQQSEPDRESHLCVIEYANQTNLVHRPATIRFLFRYPPTTYQGGMNVFSAETCTPGMWHHLVAVRDSDGIRLYLNGKLREVSDNLMLDDLQPYTAVLGQLDSVRLERQFDGQIDEVAIYQKALSAAEVNQHYKVMSGNQAY, encoded by the coding sequence ATGAGCTCCAATTCGCAAAAACTTGAAAGTGAAGCGCGGCATGCGATCGATCGTCTGATCGACGGCTCATTTTCGGACGAAGAATTCGCAGCGCTCGAGTTGCGACTCTTGGAGGATGACGCGTTTCGTCAAGCCTACGTCGAACAGTCCGATCTGGAAGCGGAGCTAGAAACTCGTTTTAATTCACTCCCCGTCGAATGGCCGAGGCCAGCGGCGACGCCTGCTTACTTGAAGTTTTCGGCGCTGGTTCTCGCAGCTACAGTGCTGCTGATTCTAACTTTATTGGCCTTGGTTCTCCTGCGGAGCGAACCGTTGGCGACCCAGCCCAAGCCGAGGTTACTGGAATTCGCCGAGACTCGTCTGAGCGGTTTACGACCGATCGCCATCGTGACCAAGATCGAGGGAGCCATCGAACCGGAAACGACAGCGCTCAAACCTGGCGATCACATGAAGCCCGGCGTGATGAATGTCGAACAAGGAGCGGTGCAAATTGAATTCCTCTCTGGCGCCGTGGTTCGACTCAATGGTCCAGCCGAACTTCACTTGTTGTCCGATAGCAGTGCGACCCTGATTTACGGCCAAGCATCCGCTGTAGTTCCACCGGGAGTAAAGACATTTACGCTTAACGGCCCCATGTCGGCTATCGCGGACAACTCCAGCGAGTTTACGTATGCGATCCAATCTCCCAATACCTGCAATATCGACGTTTACCAAGGCGAACTGATGACTTCGCTGCTTGGAGAAAGCGGCGATACTTTGCTCAACGAACTGGTTCGCGCCAACGAGACCGCCACATTTAGTGGCGGGAAGATCCATATCGCACAAGGCGCTTTCGCTCAATCAAACAGAACCCGCGTCTTGCCGCTCGATCAGGCTTCGCTCAGCGTTTCTGACGCCTACGCTGCGACGATCATCGCCGACCAGCCGCTCGTCTACTGGCGTTTTGAACAGGAGGATCAGCAAGGCGACATGATCCGAAATCAGATGTCGGATCGTTACGCGGGACATTTGCATGCCAGCGAGCCTGAGTCACTCCAACTTGACCACGGAAGTCTCGACTTTAATCCCAGCAAGCAACCCCGCTATTTGAAACTAGACGAGCCAATCGAGCATTTGAATGCGGGTGATTTCACCGTGGAGTTTTGGGTTCGACCGCAAAGAATGCACTGGGGTACGATATTCGGTTTGTTGCCGCTGCAGCAGTCCGAACCCGATCGTGAAAGCCATCTGTGCGTCATCGAATACGCGAACCAAACCAACCTGGTCCACCGGCCTGCGACGATCCGATTTCTCTTCCGGTATCCGCCGACAACCTACCAGGGGGGCATGAACGTTTTTAGCGCCGAGACATGCACACCCGGCATGTGGCACCATCTGGTCGCCGTGCGCGACAGCGACGGCATTCGCTTGTACTTAAACGGCAAGCTGCGTGAAGTGAGCGATAATTTGATGTTGGATGATCTTCAGCCTTATACTGCTGTCTTGGGGCAGCTTGATTCAGTGCGGCTTGAAAGGCAATTCGACGGCCAAATCGACGAAGTGGCGATTTATCAAAAAGCCCTTTCAGCCGCAGAAGTCAATCAACACTACAAAGTAATGTCCGGTAATCAGGCTTACTAA
- a CDS encoding sigma-70 family RNA polymerase sigma factor has product MFSICSIHYILSMPEIRAPQTTDPTPFVELIVKHERALLRYIRCMVPRLEDAEEVWQSSAIVLWEKFAEYDATREFLPWAQRFAYFEALKFRRSKARDRMFFSEDVMQTVAETHVASHETLERRIQALQSCLQKLTATDLNLLRSRYESEMTIGELAKICNTTAKSLYRKLDRIRDRLARCVRVHAQLAED; this is encoded by the coding sequence TTGTTTTCGATTTGTTCCATCCATTACATCCTCTCGATGCCTGAGATTCGCGCCCCCCAAACAACCGACCCAACCCCCTTTGTCGAGTTGATCGTCAAGCATGAGCGAGCATTGTTGCGGTACATCCGTTGTATGGTTCCGCGGCTAGAAGATGCCGAAGAGGTATGGCAATCATCTGCAATCGTCTTGTGGGAGAAGTTCGCCGAATATGACGCTACGCGAGAATTCCTCCCCTGGGCGCAACGTTTCGCCTATTTTGAGGCGCTCAAGTTTCGCCGGTCGAAAGCTCGTGATCGCATGTTTTTTTCCGAAGACGTGATGCAGACCGTCGCCGAAACGCATGTCGCATCACATGAAACGCTGGAGCGACGGATACAGGCCCTGCAGAGTTGCCTACAAAAATTAACAGCCACTGACTTGAATTTACTGCGATCTCGATACGAGTCCGAAATGACCATCGGCGAACTGGCGAAGATATGCAACACGACCGCCAAGTCGCTCTATCGAAAACTGGATCGCATTCGAGATCGTCTTGCTCGTTGCGTGCGCGTGCATGCTCAGCTTGCTGAAGATTAG
- a CDS encoding PLP-dependent aminotransferase family protein: MPDVAVPPSADEQRLYDRVAGHVARLIEQGTLRPGDRIPSVRRMRGQMSVSLSTVTHAYRLLESRGLIEARPKSGYFVRDAAIRVPLPPKASRSNIRPLRVNVARLSRRLQDVLASPEVVKLGAAVPDIELFPTQRLNRLFSQMLRRFPDLGHRYDVPLGYPPLRKEIARRMIDAGAEVAPAEIVTTSGASEAVYLALHAALQPGDTVAVESPTYFGILDKLETLGLKAIEVASCPQTGVDVDAIERLAEEKRIQAAVIIANFNNPLGCRMPDAAKRRLVEVMSEHQLPLIEDDIFGELHFDSGVRPNALKAFDRDGIVLYCCSFSKTISPGMRVGWCAPGIYLETFLQAKIALNPAVSIAMQSAVAKYLEIGGFDLHLRRLRRTLQDRARQMAYSVHQHFPEETRATAPQGGQVLWLELPRGFDSVQLFEEAAERNISVAPGVLFSPGDRFRNFVRLNCAIQASDRVEQAIIELGRLAKRQLAT; this comes from the coding sequence ATGCCTGACGTCGCTGTGCCGCCATCTGCGGACGAACAACGCCTTTACGACCGCGTCGCCGGGCATGTCGCGCGGTTGATCGAACAGGGAACGTTGCGCCCCGGCGACCGAATTCCTTCGGTTCGCCGCATGCGCGGGCAGATGTCGGTCTCGTTATCAACGGTGACTCATGCGTATCGATTGCTCGAAAGTCGCGGGCTCATAGAAGCACGACCCAAATCGGGATACTTTGTTCGCGATGCGGCAATCCGCGTACCGCTTCCTCCCAAAGCGTCACGCTCGAATATCCGACCTTTGAGGGTCAATGTCGCGCGACTCTCGCGCCGCTTGCAAGACGTGCTGGCCTCGCCGGAAGTGGTCAAATTGGGGGCTGCGGTGCCCGACATCGAGCTCTTTCCAACTCAGCGGCTCAACCGCTTGTTTAGCCAGATGCTGCGGCGATTTCCCGATTTGGGGCATCGCTACGACGTTCCGCTCGGCTATCCGCCGCTGCGCAAAGAGATCGCGCGCCGCATGATCGACGCTGGCGCCGAAGTCGCGCCGGCCGAGATTGTGACGACCAGCGGCGCCAGCGAAGCGGTCTATCTGGCGCTGCACGCGGCGCTGCAGCCCGGCGATACGGTCGCGGTCGAATCGCCGACTTACTTTGGCATCTTGGACAAGCTCGAAACGCTCGGCCTGAAAGCGATCGAAGTAGCGTCTTGTCCGCAAACCGGCGTCGATGTCGATGCGATCGAGCGTCTGGCCGAAGAAAAGCGGATCCAAGCCGCGGTGATTATCGCCAACTTTAACAATCCGCTCGGTTGCCGCATGCCCGACGCCGCGAAGCGTCGGTTGGTCGAAGTCATGAGCGAGCATCAACTTCCGCTGATCGAAGACGATATTTTTGGCGAACTCCATTTTGACTCCGGCGTGCGTCCCAATGCGCTGAAAGCGTTCGATCGTGACGGAATCGTGCTCTATTGCTGCTCGTTCAGTAAAACGATCTCGCCCGGCATGCGTGTCGGGTGGTGTGCTCCGGGGATCTATCTCGAAACGTTTTTACAAGCGAAAATAGCGCTCAATCCGGCTGTCTCGATCGCCATGCAATCGGCGGTGGCCAAATACCTGGAAATCGGCGGTTTTGACCTGCATTTACGTCGACTGCGGCGTACGCTGCAAGATCGCGCTCGACAAATGGCCTATTCGGTTCACCAGCACTTTCCCGAAGAGACTCGCGCCACGGCGCCGCAAGGAGGCCAAGTCCTGTGGCTCGAACTCCCCCGCGGCTTTGATAGCGTACAACTGTTTGAAGAAGCGGCCGAGCGAAATATTAGCGTCGCGCCCGGCGTGTTATTTTCGCCGGGAGATCGGTTTCGCAATTTCGTGCGACTGAATTGTGCGATTCAAGCAAGCGATCGCGTCGAGCAGGCGATCATCGAGCTGGGCCGTTTGGCCAAGCGCCAACTAGCAACTTAA
- a CDS encoding DUF1802 family protein: MNEANCPYVMKEWDVVCAALRAGRQHLLLRKGGIREQDDQFRAEHDAFWFWPTRFHQSPDQLSSDGQQLLAQLREKHAGGNRFAVDLLAVVEDVRYITQETLLDKLTGMHILAADTVRTRFHYREPGLYLFLVRIFAAPQVQLYVETPEIAGCKSWIELPNPPSSQGLQPVISDEAFTAAQTQFEAMFA, from the coding sequence ATGAACGAAGCGAACTGCCCTTACGTCATGAAAGAGTGGGATGTCGTCTGCGCTGCGCTGCGCGCAGGTCGACAACATCTTTTGCTCCGCAAGGGCGGCATTCGCGAACAAGATGATCAGTTTCGGGCCGAGCATGACGCGTTTTGGTTTTGGCCAACCCGCTTTCATCAATCGCCCGATCAACTCTCCAGCGACGGTCAACAATTGCTGGCCCAACTGCGCGAAAAGCATGCCGGCGGCAATCGCTTCGCCGTCGACCTGCTGGCCGTCGTCGAAGACGTTCGGTACATCACGCAAGAAACATTGCTCGACAAATTGACCGGCATGCATATCCTGGCCGCAGACACGGTGCGAACGCGGTTCCACTATCGCGAGCCGGGACTCTACCTCTTTCTGGTCCGCATCTTCGCTGCGCCGCAAGTCCAACTTTATGTAGAGACCCCAGAGATCGCCGGCTGTAAAAGCTGGATTGAACTCCCCAATCCGCCGTCGTCGCAAGGTCTGCAACCGGTCATCAGCGACGAAGCGTTCACCGCCGCCCAGACGCAGTTCGAAGCGATGTTCGCTTAG
- a CDS encoding DUF1501 domain-containing protein — translation MNPSRFDPATEHSRRTFLSNVGFGLGSTALASLLSGDALAAGSQSSAPTGVAGQPGLPHFPSRIKRVIFLCMSGGPSQFETFDNKPELSRMDGQPMPESFTAGQPIAQLQGQELRCLGAMTKFKKYGAGGVEISDFLPWHAKMADDICVIRSMTTEQINHDPAHTFMNTGTVISGRPSMGAWVNYGLGCETNELPGFVVLSSVGGRNPQPIASRQWGTGFLPSRYQGVEFSSTGDPVSYVRNPPGVSVGQQRQIVDAVAQLNRGRLDKLQDPEIATRISAYEMAYRMQMSVPELTDMSDEPQSVLDMYGAKPGDGSYASNCLLARRLAERGVRFIHLYHRGWDHHGDLKKFMGVCTDLTDKPTYALVQDLKQRGMLEDTLIVWGGEFGRTPMFQGKGGVGRDHHIKGFSMWMAGGPIQGGTTYGATDELGYNAVQDVVHVRDLHATMLHLLGIDHNHFSVKFQGLDMKLTGVEPARVVKEVLT, via the coding sequence ATGAATCCTTCTCGCTTCGACCCTGCGACTGAACATTCGCGTCGTACGTTTCTTTCGAACGTCGGCTTTGGACTCGGTTCGACCGCACTCGCTTCGCTATTGTCTGGGGATGCGCTCGCCGCCGGTTCGCAATCTTCGGCGCCAACGGGAGTTGCCGGCCAGCCGGGCCTTCCTCACTTTCCGTCGCGGATCAAGCGGGTCATTTTCCTGTGCATGTCTGGCGGACCGTCGCAATTCGAGACGTTTGACAACAAGCCGGAGTTGTCGCGCATGGATGGCCAGCCGATGCCGGAGTCCTTCACGGCCGGCCAGCCGATCGCGCAACTGCAAGGGCAAGAGCTGCGCTGCTTGGGCGCGATGACCAAGTTCAAGAAATATGGCGCCGGCGGAGTCGAGATCAGCGACTTCTTGCCCTGGCACGCCAAGATGGCGGACGACATCTGCGTGATTCGCTCGATGACGACCGAGCAAATCAATCACGACCCGGCCCATACCTTTATGAACACCGGCACCGTCATCAGCGGGCGACCGTCGATGGGGGCTTGGGTCAACTATGGCCTGGGCTGCGAAACCAACGAGTTGCCAGGATTTGTCGTCCTCAGCAGCGTCGGCGGGCGCAATCCGCAGCCAATCGCGTCACGCCAATGGGGAACCGGTTTTCTGCCGAGTCGCTATCAAGGAGTTGAGTTCAGCTCGACCGGTGATCCGGTCAGCTACGTCCGCAATCCTCCCGGCGTTTCGGTGGGGCAGCAACGACAGATCGTCGACGCCGTCGCGCAGCTCAATCGGGGCCGGCTCGACAAGTTGCAAGATCCGGAAATCGCGACGCGCATCTCGGCCTATGAGATGGCCTATCGGATGCAGATGTCAGTGCCGGAACTGACCGACATGTCGGACGAGCCGCAAAGCGTGCTCGACATGTATGGCGCCAAACCGGGCGACGGTTCGTACGCTTCCAACTGCCTGCTCGCGCGACGACTCGCCGAACGCGGCGTGCGTTTCATTCATCTGTATCATCGCGGCTGGGATCACCACGGCGATCTGAAGAAGTTCATGGGCGTCTGCACCGACCTGACCGACAAGCCGACCTACGCACTGGTCCAAGATCTGAAGCAGCGCGGCATGTTGGAAGACACGCTAATCGTCTGGGGCGGCGAATTCGGCCGTACGCCGATGTTCCAAGGCAAAGGGGGAGTCGGCCGCGATCATCACATCAAAGGCTTCAGCATGTGGATGGCCGGCGGTCCCATCCAAGGAGGAACGACCTACGGCGCGACAGATGAGTTGGGCTACAACGCCGTCCAAGACGTCGTCCACGTCCGCGACTTGCACGCAACGATGCTCCACTTGCTAGGCATCGACCACAACCACTTCAGCGTGAAGTTCCAAGGGCTCGATATGAAACTGACCGGCGTCGAACCAGCCCGCGTGGTGAAAGAAGTCTTAACGTAA
- a CDS encoding PSD1 and planctomycete cytochrome C domain-containing protein, protein MKRYSHFIVSSLTLLAAVLVASPALAQKKLDYNRDVRPILSENCFFCHGPDGEHRQADLRLDVEEAAKDYAIVPGDLDGSDVFQRIISTDADLQMPPHESGKKLKPEEIAVLKRWIEEGAEYDPYWAYVKPEHHAAPQVDNQAWSQTDIDRFLLEKMEAAELSPSPAADKVTLIRRVTFDLTGLPPTPEEVAEFVADDSPQALEKVVDRLLASKQFGERMAIYWLDLVRYADTVGYHGDQDHNISPYRDYVLDAFNNNLPFDQFTREQLAGDLLPDSTIDQKIATGYNRLLQTTHEGGLQQKEYLAIYAADRVRNVSLVWMGATVGCAQCHDHKYDPYTIKDFYSLGAFFADVDEAKHFTMGSNALPTKRPPEIKVNTPRERAELARLEAELSQLRQQQEAEQQESATTEVSVEETAAKDQAKKSKEKKQPQLPPAEKRLVDAIQQLNEAARLTMVTQAIAPREMRVLPRGNWLDDSGEIVTAAVPEFLGKVDASGDRATRLDLANWFVDAENGAGGLTARVMVNRLWRLFYGVGLSKSLDDFGGQGEPPVHPELLDNLAIDFYTHGWDIKRMVKQMVLTAAYQQSSQTTAEVRTADPYNRYYSHQSRHRLPAEMVRDNALAVSGLLNLEYGGPSVRPYQPEGYYRHLNFPQRKYHADKNDQQWRRGVYVHWQRQFLHPMLKAFDAPSREECTAQRAQSNTPLAALVLLNDPTFVEAARAFASRILTEAPQTDTQRITRAYQLALSRDPEQHELEIVTAVLDDNRDIYQADTDAAAQLLHVGLKPIDKKVDVAELAAWTQVARVILNLDEMITRN, encoded by the coding sequence ATGAAACGCTACTCTCATTTCATAGTTTCGTCCCTCACGCTGCTCGCCGCGGTGCTGGTCGCATCCCCTGCGCTGGCCCAAAAGAAGCTCGACTACAATCGCGACGTCCGGCCGATCCTGTCCGAAAACTGTTTCTTCTGTCACGGGCCCGATGGCGAGCATCGCCAGGCTGATCTGCGCCTGGATGTGGAGGAAGCGGCCAAAGATTACGCGATCGTGCCGGGCGATCTCGACGGCAGCGACGTGTTTCAGCGGATCATCAGCACCGACGCCGACCTGCAAATGCCCCCGCATGAGTCGGGCAAAAAGCTGAAGCCGGAAGAGATTGCGGTGCTGAAACGCTGGATAGAAGAAGGCGCCGAGTACGATCCCTACTGGGCTTATGTGAAGCCGGAGCATCACGCAGCCCCTCAGGTCGATAACCAAGCGTGGTCGCAGACTGACATCGATCGCTTTCTGTTGGAAAAGATGGAAGCGGCCGAGCTCTCTCCTTCCCCCGCCGCCGACAAGGTAACGCTCATCCGCCGCGTCACGTTTGACCTGACCGGACTGCCGCCAACACCTGAAGAAGTGGCCGAGTTCGTCGCCGACGATTCGCCGCAAGCGCTAGAGAAAGTCGTCGACCGCTTGCTCGCCTCGAAGCAGTTTGGCGAACGGATGGCGATCTATTGGCTCGACTTGGTGCGCTACGCCGATACGGTCGGTTATCACGGCGATCAGGATCACAACATTTCACCCTATCGCGACTACGTGCTGGACGCGTTTAACAACAACTTGCCGTTCGATCAATTCACCCGCGAGCAACTGGCCGGCGATTTGCTTCCCGACAGCACGATCGATCAGAAGATCGCCACCGGCTACAACCGCTTGCTACAGACGACCCACGAAGGGGGACTGCAACAAAAAGAATACTTGGCGATCTACGCCGCCGATCGCGTTCGTAACGTCTCGCTGGTCTGGATGGGCGCTACCGTCGGCTGTGCTCAGTGCCATGACCACAAGTACGATCCTTACACGATCAAAGACTTCTACTCGCTGGGCGCCTTCTTCGCCGACGTCGACGAGGCGAAGCACTTCACGATGGGCTCCAACGCGCTGCCGACCAAGCGCCCCCCCGAAATCAAGGTCAACACGCCCCGTGAGCGCGCCGAGCTTGCGCGACTGGAAGCCGAGCTTTCGCAGCTGCGCCAACAGCAGGAAGCCGAGCAGCAAGAATCGGCGACCACCGAAGTCTCGGTCGAAGAAACCGCCGCCAAAGATCAGGCCAAGAAGTCGAAAGAGAAAAAGCAGCCGCAGCTCCCTCCGGCCGAAAAGCGGCTGGTCGACGCGATCCAACAACTCAACGAAGCCGCGCGATTGACGATGGTGACCCAGGCAATCGCTCCGCGCGAGATGCGCGTGCTGCCACGCGGCAACTGGCTCGACGATAGCGGCGAGATCGTCACCGCCGCCGTTCCTGAATTTCTCGGCAAGGTCGACGCCAGCGGCGATCGCGCCACGCGGTTGGATCTAGCCAATTGGTTTGTCGATGCGGAAAACGGCGCCGGCGGGCTGACCGCGCGGGTCATGGTCAATCGACTTTGGCGCCTCTTTTACGGCGTCGGCCTCTCGAAAAGCCTGGACGATTTTGGCGGCCAGGGAGAACCTCCGGTCCATCCCGAACTGCTTGACAACCTGGCGATCGACTTTTACACGCATGGCTGGGATATCAAACGGATGGTCAAACAAATGGTGCTGACCGCCGCTTATCAACAGTCGTCGCAAACGACCGCCGAAGTCCGAACCGCCGATCCGTACAACCGCTACTATAGCCATCAGTCGCGACATCGCCTGCCGGCCGAAATGGTTCGCGACAACGCGTTGGCGGTCAGCGGACTGTTGAATTTGGAGTACGGCGGACCGAGCGTCAGGCCATATCAGCCGGAAGGCTACTATCGCCACTTGAACTTCCCGCAGCGCAAGTACCATGCGGACAAGAACGACCAGCAATGGCGTCGCGGCGTGTACGTCCATTGGCAGCGTCAGTTTTTGCATCCGATGCTGAAAGCGTTTGACGCTCCGAGCCGCGAAGAATGCACCGCGCAGCGGGCCCAATCGAACACGCCGCTGGCCGCCTTGGTGCTGCTGAATGATCCGACCTTTGTCGAAGCGGCTCGCGCTTTCGCTTCCCGCATCTTGACCGAGGCGCCGCAGACCGATACGCAGCGGATCACCCGCGCTTACCAGCTGGCTCTGTCGCGCGATCCTGAGCAACACGAGTTGGAGATTGTGACCGCCGTGCTCGACGATAATCGCGACATCTACCAGGCCGATACCGACGCCGCGGCCCAGTTGCTGCACGTTGGTTTGAAACCGATCGACAAAAAAGTGGACGTCGCCGAACTCGCCGCGTGGACGCAAGTTGCCCGCGTGATTTTGAACCTGGACGAGATGATTACCCGGAACTAA
- a CDS encoding calcium/sodium antiporter, producing MFWPIVWMIIGLVGLVVGGELLVRGASKLAALAGISPLVVGLTVVAFGTSAPELAVSLSASLQENTDIGVGNVVGSNIFNVLAVLGMSALVAPLLVSSQLVRLDVPLMVAISFLVLALGWDGEISQLDGAILFGILVIYLVWLVYQSRKEQQAVKDQFAGEYGTQEKLSAGTLLVQLALIAAGLIALTFSAQWLVAGASEIARYFGMSELLIGLTIVAVGTSLPEAAASVMASIRGERDIAVGNIVGSNIFNICCVLGLSALVPPSGIPVSDEALRFDIPVMIAVAVACLPIFFTGYSIARWEGLLFVFYYFAYTGYLILDAFKSPLVYPYQVMMLGFVVPLTVITLLVTTWRALRRPATA from the coding sequence ATGTTTTGGCCTATTGTGTGGATGATAATCGGGCTGGTTGGGCTCGTTGTAGGGGGTGAGTTACTGGTTCGCGGAGCGTCGAAATTGGCGGCGCTGGCCGGGATTTCTCCGCTGGTCGTCGGTTTGACGGTCGTTGCGTTTGGGACCAGCGCACCGGAGTTGGCGGTTTCGCTGAGCGCCAGCTTGCAAGAGAATACCGACATCGGCGTCGGCAATGTGGTCGGCAGCAATATCTTTAACGTGCTAGCGGTATTGGGAATGTCGGCGCTGGTTGCGCCGCTGTTAGTCTCAAGCCAATTGGTGCGTTTGGACGTGCCGCTGATGGTGGCGATTTCGTTTTTGGTGTTGGCGCTTGGTTGGGATGGAGAAATCAGTCAGTTGGATGGCGCCATCTTGTTTGGCATTTTGGTCATCTACCTGGTTTGGCTGGTCTATCAAAGTCGCAAAGAGCAACAAGCCGTCAAGGATCAGTTCGCCGGTGAGTATGGAACTCAAGAGAAGCTGAGCGCCGGCACGTTGTTGGTGCAATTGGCGCTGATCGCGGCCGGTCTGATCGCGCTAACCTTCAGCGCACAATGGTTGGTCGCCGGAGCCAGCGAGATCGCGCGTTACTTTGGGATGAGCGAACTGTTAATCGGGTTGACGATCGTCGCGGTCGGCACGTCCTTGCCGGAAGCGGCGGCGTCGGTGATGGCCAGCATCCGCGGCGAACGCGATATCGCCGTCGGCAACATCGTCGGCAGCAACATCTTTAATATCTGCTGCGTGTTGGGGTTATCGGCGCTCGTGCCGCCGAGCGGCATTCCTGTTTCGGATGAGGCGTTGCGGTTTGATATTCCGGTGATGATCGCGGTCGCGGTCGCCTGCTTGCCGATCTTCTTTACGGGTTACTCGATTGCACGATGGGAAGGCCTGTTGTTCGTTTTCTACTACTTCGCCTACACCGGCTATTTGATTCTGGATGCGTTCAAATCGCCGCTGGTCTACCCGTACCAGGTGATGATGCTGGGCTTTGTCGTGCCGCTGACGGTGATCACGTTGTTGGTGACCACCTGGCGGGCGCTGCGGAGACCAGCAACGGCTTAG